The following proteins come from a genomic window of Cronobacter muytjensii ATCC 51329:
- a CDS encoding glycoside hydrolase family 1 protein has protein sequence MHYSFPEGFWWGSASSAPQTEGESLSHGKTPTTWDHWFRLQPERFHHGVGPAQTSTFYQHWKEDIALLKALNHNTFRTSISWARLIPDGTGAVNQEAVAFYNQVIDELLRQGITPFINLFHFDMPLSLQEQGGFENRKVIDAFEAYARTCFELFGDRVTHWFTFNEPIVPVEGGYLYDFHYPNVVDFRRAATVAYHTMLAHARAVKAYHERNDGGEIGIILNLTPSYPRSQNPADVKAAHIADLMFNRSFLDPALRGTYPEDLVALLAQYDQLPDCQPGDKELLAAGVVDLLGINYYQPRRIQCRDSQVNPDSPFMPEWFFSAYEMPGRKMNPYRGWEIYEKGIYDILTRLRVEYGNPRCYISENGMGVENEQRFEHEGQIQDDYRIEFVRDHLKWLHKGLSEGSRCLGYHMWTFIDNWSWCNAYKNRYGFVSLDLESQKRTIKKSGEWYRQVAAKNGFDE, from the coding sequence ATGCACTACTCATTTCCTGAAGGATTCTGGTGGGGCAGCGCCAGCTCGGCGCCGCAAACCGAAGGCGAAAGCCTGAGCCATGGCAAAACGCCCACCACCTGGGACCACTGGTTCCGCCTGCAACCGGAGCGCTTTCACCACGGTGTCGGCCCGGCGCAGACCTCGACTTTTTATCAGCACTGGAAAGAAGACATCGCGCTGCTGAAGGCGCTCAATCACAATACCTTTCGGACATCCATTTCCTGGGCGCGCCTGATCCCGGACGGCACCGGCGCGGTCAATCAGGAGGCGGTCGCCTTCTACAATCAGGTTATCGATGAACTGCTGCGCCAGGGCATCACGCCATTTATTAATCTCTTCCACTTTGATATGCCGCTGTCGCTCCAGGAACAGGGCGGCTTTGAGAACCGCAAGGTGATCGACGCCTTTGAAGCCTACGCGCGCACCTGCTTTGAACTCTTCGGCGACCGCGTGACCCACTGGTTTACCTTTAATGAGCCGATCGTGCCGGTGGAAGGCGGCTATCTGTACGATTTCCACTACCCGAACGTGGTGGATTTCCGCCGCGCGGCGACCGTTGCGTATCACACCATGCTGGCGCATGCCCGCGCGGTAAAGGCCTACCACGAGCGTAACGATGGCGGTGAAATCGGCATTATCCTGAACCTGACGCCGTCTTACCCGCGCTCGCAGAATCCGGCGGATGTCAAAGCGGCGCATATTGCCGATCTGATGTTCAACCGCAGTTTCCTCGACCCGGCGCTGCGCGGCACCTACCCGGAAGATCTGGTGGCGCTGCTGGCTCAGTACGATCAACTGCCCGACTGCCAGCCTGGCGACAAAGAACTGCTGGCGGCGGGTGTGGTGGATCTGCTCGGCATCAATTACTATCAGCCGCGCCGCATTCAGTGCCGGGATTCGCAGGTCAATCCGGACAGCCCGTTTATGCCTGAGTGGTTCTTCAGCGCTTATGAAATGCCAGGGCGTAAAATGAACCCCTACCGCGGCTGGGAAATTTATGAGAAAGGCATCTACGACATTCTCACCCGCCTGCGTGTAGAGTATGGCAACCCGCGCTGCTATATCTCAGAAAACGGCATGGGTGTGGAAAACGAACAGCGCTTCGAGCATGAGGGGCAGATTCAGGATGATTACCGCATTGAGTTCGTGCGCGATCACCTGAAGTGGCTGCATAAGGGCCTCAGCGAAGGCAGCCGTTGTCTGGGCTACCACATGTGGACTTTTATCGATAACTGGTCCTGGTGCAACGCCTATAAGAATCGCTACGGCTTTGTGTCGCTCGATCTGGAAAGCCAGAAACGCACGATTAAAAAGAGCGGTGAATGGTACCGCCAGGTGGCGGCAAAGAACGGGTTTGATGAGTAA